Proteins found in one Pararge aegeria chromosome 12, ilParAegt1.1, whole genome shotgun sequence genomic segment:
- the LOC120628274 gene encoding uncharacterized protein LOC120628274 yields the protein MPYYCTVPRCTSMAGKAKNVSFHQFPRDEDLARLWNNILKRGKPYTKYSKVCSLHFTPDDYTMTSGQKNKGQWRTLRKDAIPSQNLPADSPVPHMGRSSSWTSPPAVIDARMHQQMAQAIYVQTMLAMQAAGITALGPEPLSSPTQPTGEAESSQSPPLLNTYTLEQILAHKTHQDIINTTQTSNHEVLLSQIQNEKHRDTMTFKCTQCSKCFKDPDVFILHKRIHAKEEAGNTDEMLRANPILANLLKSDTSQAVTDKQNNLDSKNVKSIESQIMTALAANMENYLRNLTTIMTHGNTMEPLDNQFENGTSDSQDDNSSNCDSKDLNESSDSNLVIDEDAS from the exons ATGCCGTATTACTGCACTGTACCGCGTTGTACGTCAATGGCGGGGAAGGCAAAAAATGTATCATTTCATCAGTTCCCAAGGGACGAGGACCTTGCAAGGCTTTggaataatatactaaaaaggGGAAAGCCTTATACAAAGTATTCGAAAGTGTGCAGCTTACATTTTACACCGGATGATTATACTATGACTAGCggacaaaaaaataaag GACAATGGAGAACTTTGAGAAAAGATGCTATACCTTCACAAAATTTACCTGCTGACTCGCCTGTGCCACACATGGGAAGAAGTTCCTCTTGGACTTCTCCACCAGCTGTGATAGATGCTAGG ATGCATCAACAAATGGCGCAAGCTATATACGTTCAAACTATGTTGGCTATGCAGGCAGCGGGTATTACTGCACTAGGACCTG AGCCACTCTCATCGCCCACACAACCCACAGGAGAAGCAGAATCGTCCCAATCCCCACcattattaaacacatatacactaGAACAAATTCTTGCACATAAAACCCACCAAGACATTATAAATACTACACAAACTAGCAATCATGAAGTACTGTTAAGCCAAATTCAAAATGAAAAACATAGAGACACCATGACATTTAAATGCACACAGTGTTCTAAATGCTTCAAAGACCCAGATGTTTTTATCCTACACAAAAGGATACATGCTAAAGAAGAGGCTGGCAACACTGATGAAATGTTACGCGCCAACCCTATTTTAGCTAACCTGCTAAAATCTGATACATCACAAGCTGTTacagataaacaaaataatttagattCCAAAAATGTTAAAAGCATTGAAAGTCAAATTATGACTGCTTTAGCTGCAAATATGGAGAATTATTTGCGAAATCTGACTACAATAATGACACATGGCAACACTATGGAACCATTGGACAATCAATTTGAAAATGGCACATCTGATTCTCAAGATGACAACTCATCCAACTGTGATAGTAAAGACTTAAATGAATCCTCAGACTCAAATTTAGTTATAGATGAAGATGCTTCCTAA
- the LOC120627848 gene encoding putative mediator of RNA polymerase II transcription subunit 26 isoform X1: protein MGYYCTVPQCTSLAGKTKNVKFHRFPRDVPMADKWNNILKRGKPYTKYSKVCSLHFTQADYNATTMGKNKGQWKTLSKDAVPSQNLPKLNPDGTVMVIRKSRTVKYKECKKEDQSISCKSEKWSMSQSSLPLPLTPTEVLPSEQQENNLSYRLHTLSSIASVIAPQNTPNSTPHNQIQTIQKSASTQHNSTQQISTQHNSSPHNSTQHNQVQTIQKPRKQDAIMQTDPIQSEEDDQQNSYSESSEKSYNESYATQQYSEAKAYEMPKDFSKTTEDYIPQTNEEYNKEAEKYALERKSHNGYEKMEYPKQVVENGYQKPSEVYTFNDAKDYQNRPEPYSYPTSYQDSVEILRNQQHNLQILQEQHRITENQNFFNENHIKQEIDFGNEEEKFLYERSKEQIDAGSIYDSQRRALEQQRLMDQIQHQVKQEEPESHSSRDVMQPQGSPYYSANVPSNVTGGYYEQLSRPGPELLIAKQNALAAHTQLWQNMKRPFYYSEGAHYNAPQLLQRYEDLSRILQ from the exons ATGGGTTATTATTGTACCGTCCCACAATGCACTTCGCTCGCCGGCAAGACTAAAAACGTAAAGTTCCACCGTTTCCCTCGCGATGTGCCTATGGCTGATAAGTGGAATAATATACTGAAACGCGGGAAACCGTACACAAAATACTCGAAAGTGTGCAGCCTTCACTTCACCCAAGCGGATTACAATGCCACAACAATGGGTAAGAATAAAG GACAGTGGAAGACCCTGTCAAAAGACGCGGTCCCATCACAGAATCTACCCAAATTGAACCCCGATGGCACAGTTATGGTTATCAGGAAGAGTCGCACTGTCAAATATAAGGAATGCAAAAAGGAGGACCAATCTATCAG CTGCAAATCAGAAAAGTGGTCAATGAGCCAGTCATCCTTGCCTTTACCTTTAACACCAACAGAGGTTTTACCGTCGGAGCAACAAGAAAATAAC CTATCCTACCGGCTTCACACATTGAGCTCCATCGCAAGCGTCATAGCGCCGCAGAACACACCAAACAGTACACCGCACAATCAAATTCAGACCATACAAAAATCAGCCAGTACACAGCACAACAGTACTCAACAAATCAGTACACAACACAACAGCTCACCGCACAACAGTACACAACACAACCAGGTGCAGACTATACAGAAACCAAGGAAACAAGACGCGATCATGCAAACTGACCCAATTCAGTCGGAAGAGGACGACCAACAAAACAGCTATAGCGAATCATCGGAAAAGTCATACAACGAATCCTACGCCACACAACAATACAGCGAGGCGAAAGCATACGAGATGCCAAAAGACTTTTCCAAAACCACAGAGGACTACATACCACAGACAAACGAAGAGTACAATAAAGAAGCGGAAAAGTACGCGTTAGAGAGGAAATCGCATAACGGATACGAGAAAATGGAATACCCAAAGCAGGTCGTCGAGAATGGATACCAAAAACCGTCCGAAGTCTACACATTCAACGACGCTAAGGATTACCAAAATAGGCCAGAGCCTTACAGCTATCCAACTTCCTATCAAGACAGCGTAGAGATATTGAGGAATCAACAGCACAATTTGCAGATTTTACAGGAGCAACACAGGATTACGGAGAACCAGAATTTCTTCAACGAAAACCATATAAAGCAGGAAATTGATTTCGGTAATGAGGAGGAAAAGTTTCTCTATGAACGGAGTAAAGAACAGATTG aCGCAGGATCAATATATGACAGTCAAAGAAGGGCGTTGGAGCAGCAAAGATTAATGGATCAGATCCAGCACCAAGTTAAACAGGAGGAGCCGGAATCACACAGCA GTCGTGACGTTATGCAGCCGCAGGGCAGTCCTTATTATTCAGCAAACGTACCTAGTAATGTTACAG GTGGTTACTACGAGCAGCTGTCAAGACCGGGTCCGGAATTATTGATCGCAAAGCAAAACGCCTTAGCTGCGCACACGCAACTAT GGCAAAATATGAAACGGCCTTTTTACTATAGCGAGGGAGCGCATTACAACGCACCTCAGTTGTTGCAGAGATATGAG gaCTTATCCAGAATCCTACAGTGA
- the LOC120627848 gene encoding putative mediator of RNA polymerase II transcription subunit 26 isoform X2: MGYYCTVPQCTSLAGKTKNVKFHRFPRDVPMADKWNNILKRGKPYTKYSKVCSLHFTQADYNATTMGQWKTLSKDAVPSQNLPKLNPDGTVMVIRKSRTVKYKECKKEDQSISCKSEKWSMSQSSLPLPLTPTEVLPSEQQENNLSYRLHTLSSIASVIAPQNTPNSTPHNQIQTIQKSASTQHNSTQQISTQHNSSPHNSTQHNQVQTIQKPRKQDAIMQTDPIQSEEDDQQNSYSESSEKSYNESYATQQYSEAKAYEMPKDFSKTTEDYIPQTNEEYNKEAEKYALERKSHNGYEKMEYPKQVVENGYQKPSEVYTFNDAKDYQNRPEPYSYPTSYQDSVEILRNQQHNLQILQEQHRITENQNFFNENHIKQEIDFGNEEEKFLYERSKEQIDAGSIYDSQRRALEQQRLMDQIQHQVKQEEPESHSSRDVMQPQGSPYYSANVPSNVTGGYYEQLSRPGPELLIAKQNALAAHTQLWQNMKRPFYYSEGAHYNAPQLLQRYEDLSRILQ; the protein is encoded by the exons ATGGGTTATTATTGTACCGTCCCACAATGCACTTCGCTCGCCGGCAAGACTAAAAACGTAAAGTTCCACCGTTTCCCTCGCGATGTGCCTATGGCTGATAAGTGGAATAATATACTGAAACGCGGGAAACCGTACACAAAATACTCGAAAGTGTGCAGCCTTCACTTCACCCAAGCGGATTACAATGCCACAACAATGG GACAGTGGAAGACCCTGTCAAAAGACGCGGTCCCATCACAGAATCTACCCAAATTGAACCCCGATGGCACAGTTATGGTTATCAGGAAGAGTCGCACTGTCAAATATAAGGAATGCAAAAAGGAGGACCAATCTATCAG CTGCAAATCAGAAAAGTGGTCAATGAGCCAGTCATCCTTGCCTTTACCTTTAACACCAACAGAGGTTTTACCGTCGGAGCAACAAGAAAATAAC CTATCCTACCGGCTTCACACATTGAGCTCCATCGCAAGCGTCATAGCGCCGCAGAACACACCAAACAGTACACCGCACAATCAAATTCAGACCATACAAAAATCAGCCAGTACACAGCACAACAGTACTCAACAAATCAGTACACAACACAACAGCTCACCGCACAACAGTACACAACACAACCAGGTGCAGACTATACAGAAACCAAGGAAACAAGACGCGATCATGCAAACTGACCCAATTCAGTCGGAAGAGGACGACCAACAAAACAGCTATAGCGAATCATCGGAAAAGTCATACAACGAATCCTACGCCACACAACAATACAGCGAGGCGAAAGCATACGAGATGCCAAAAGACTTTTCCAAAACCACAGAGGACTACATACCACAGACAAACGAAGAGTACAATAAAGAAGCGGAAAAGTACGCGTTAGAGAGGAAATCGCATAACGGATACGAGAAAATGGAATACCCAAAGCAGGTCGTCGAGAATGGATACCAAAAACCGTCCGAAGTCTACACATTCAACGACGCTAAGGATTACCAAAATAGGCCAGAGCCTTACAGCTATCCAACTTCCTATCAAGACAGCGTAGAGATATTGAGGAATCAACAGCACAATTTGCAGATTTTACAGGAGCAACACAGGATTACGGAGAACCAGAATTTCTTCAACGAAAACCATATAAAGCAGGAAATTGATTTCGGTAATGAGGAGGAAAAGTTTCTCTATGAACGGAGTAAAGAACAGATTG aCGCAGGATCAATATATGACAGTCAAAGAAGGGCGTTGGAGCAGCAAAGATTAATGGATCAGATCCAGCACCAAGTTAAACAGGAGGAGCCGGAATCACACAGCA GTCGTGACGTTATGCAGCCGCAGGGCAGTCCTTATTATTCAGCAAACGTACCTAGTAATGTTACAG GTGGTTACTACGAGCAGCTGTCAAGACCGGGTCCGGAATTATTGATCGCAAAGCAAAACGCCTTAGCTGCGCACACGCAACTAT GGCAAAATATGAAACGGCCTTTTTACTATAGCGAGGGAGCGCATTACAACGCACCTCAGTTGTTGCAGAGATATGAG gaCTTATCCAGAATCCTACAGTGA